A single region of the Bacteroidota bacterium genome encodes:
- a CDS encoding peptidase U32 family protein, with the protein MIQSIEIMSPVGSYESLMAAIQAGAGSVYFGVGKMNMRSRSSANFTLDDLARITALCKENNVRAYLTLNTVVFDNETEEMNALVDAAVEHGISAIIASDISVMEYARDKGMEVHISTQCNITNAGAVRFYARYADVMVTARELSLDKVAAIVQTIKQENICGPSGNPVKIEIFVHGALCMAISGKCYISLDNFNSSANRGACFQPCRRGYAVHDLEDGLELVVDNKYIMSPKDLCTIGFIDAIVNAGATVLKIEGRGRSPEYVKAATMCYREAVESLAAGTYNEEAVKGWIQRLDSVYNRGFWDGYYLGKHTGEWSERYGSQATQQKTYIGKITNYFSKLGVAEIKLETAQLCAGDELLIIGPTTGVLEETVREIRLDDGLTNTANKGDICSIPVSAIVRRSDKIYKLTPVSRSQS; encoded by the coding sequence ATGATACAATCAATAGAAATAATGTCGCCGGTTGGTTCTTACGAATCGCTGATGGCTGCCATACAGGCAGGTGCAGGCTCTGTTTATTTTGGTGTCGGAAAAATGAACATGCGTTCGCGTTCCTCCGCCAATTTCACACTTGATGACCTTGCCCGCATCACCGCACTTTGCAAAGAAAATAATGTACGCGCCTATCTCACACTCAATACGGTTGTATTTGACAACGAAACAGAGGAGATGAATGCTCTGGTAGATGCCGCTGTTGAACATGGTATCAGTGCAATTATTGCTTCGGATATTTCAGTAATGGAATATGCACGCGACAAAGGTATGGAGGTGCATATCTCAACCCAATGCAACATAACTAATGCCGGTGCCGTGAGGTTTTATGCTCGTTATGCCGATGTTATGGTTACCGCGCGCGAACTGAGCCTTGATAAAGTAGCAGCAATCGTCCAAACTATTAAACAAGAAAATATTTGCGGTCCTTCGGGCAATCCTGTTAAAATAGAAATATTCGTTCACGGCGCTTTATGTATGGCCATTTCCGGGAAGTGTTATATCAGCCTCGATAATTTCAACAGCTCTGCCAACAGAGGCGCTTGCTTTCAACCTTGCCGACGTGGTTATGCCGTTCACGACCTTGAAGACGGTCTGGAGTTGGTGGTGGATAACAAATATATCATGTCGCCAAAAGATTTGTGTACGATAGGTTTTATCGATGCTATCGTCAATGCAGGAGCAACCGTATTGAAAATTGAAGGACGTGGCCGTTCACCTGAATACGTAAAAGCCGCGACCATGTGCTACCGCGAAGCGGTTGAATCTCTGGCGGCAGGAACGTACAACGAAGAGGCCGTCAAAGGGTGGATTCAGCGGCTTGATTCAGTTTACAACCGCGGCTTCTGGGACGGATATTATCTTGGAAAACACACCGGAGAATGGTCTGAACGCTACGGTTCGCAAGCAACACAGCAAAAAACCTATATCGGGAAAATAACCAACTACTTCTCTAAATTAGGCGTAGCAGAAATAAAATTGGAAACAGCACAATTATGTGCGGGAGACGAACTGCTGATAATTGGTCCTACAACAGGAGTACTTGAAGAAACTGTCAGAGAGATCCGCCTCGACGATGGCCTCACAAACACTGCAAATAAAGGCGATATCTGCTCTATTCCTGTGTCTGCCATAGTCAGACGCTCCGACAAAATATACAAACTGACCCCTGTAAGCAGGAGTCAGTCGTAA
- a CDS encoding DUF5686 family protein, translating into MISRRILLFILLISATLPLLAQFRVQGRVIDSVTLSPLAFVNIIVNDSQYGGLTDIDGEFSFSLPFQVHSLTLSYVGYKQKTVQVAGKSDLKIDLLRVNYELSEVVVVPGENPAHRIIRRVIENREANNPEKNLHTFRYKSYNKTTAEWYFDESRITKYQDNGDSAKADSLYINLLKQSEEHSILMMESCTERIYMTPAHSLETVLATRISGFMDPAFASLATDIQPFTFYDDLITLNLTDVKDYLNPVGNGSIGRYSYIIEDTLYHGTDSIYVISYHPLRGKTFNGLKGLLYINTNGYALQNVIAEPADEGLWTIKIQQEYELIDGKQWFPVKLNYDWILPKYPSPKVGMVMHGRSYFSNIELNPLLSGKDFIPEKIVMDKNAATRDEIYWNQRRADTLSVRERKTYVVVDSMGKKMNFDYLVRLSSEILEGNLPVGPVSIIADRLYSSNAIEGNRLGFGLMTNNKMAKWVSVGGYFGYGTKDRRWKYGGNAVFTLSHNQEIKLKFAYANDLWAAGQSRLPGIGGSAYWTGYINTRLDRGEQKSASVSFRCFRYGEFNVSLSQQRLHPEYNFTWSGSGDTLNGNIFDFTEARIGAKYSFRDNLVDAFDKKVSLGSMYPVLYFSYSRGITGILKGKFRYDKFEMALEKRIRIRNVGLMSFLVEGGYIMGDVPYMKLFAARGTYDRDFPALIKNSFQTMRPGEFTSSRYASLFVSHNFGSLLFKVKKFNPEISLVQGVLFGDIKAGKKYNGISVAAPDKGFFEAGLVIDNLIKIKLLNIVYLGLGCGAYYRYGYYSFNKPIDNAAFKISLKLGST; encoded by the coding sequence ATGATTTCACGCAGGATATTATTATTTATTTTACTTATTTCAGCGACCCTTCCGTTGTTGGCTCAGTTTCGTGTACAGGGCCGTGTAATTGATTCTGTAACTCTCAGCCCACTTGCTTTTGTGAATATTATAGTGAATGATAGCCAGTATGGAGGGCTTACTGATATTGATGGTGAATTTAGCTTTTCGTTGCCCTTTCAGGTTCATTCATTGACACTGAGCTATGTTGGATATAAACAAAAAACGGTGCAGGTTGCGGGAAAAAGCGACCTTAAAATAGACCTGTTGCGTGTTAATTATGAACTCTCGGAAGTGGTGGTTGTCCCCGGGGAAAATCCTGCCCACCGCATTATCCGAAGAGTAATAGAAAACAGAGAGGCAAACAATCCCGAAAAGAATCTTCACACGTTCCGTTATAAATCGTATAACAAAACAACTGCCGAATGGTACTTTGATGAGAGCCGCATCACGAAATACCAAGATAACGGCGATTCGGCAAAGGCAGACTCTCTCTATATTAATTTGCTAAAGCAATCGGAGGAGCACAGCATTTTGATGATGGAATCGTGTACCGAGCGGATATACATGACGCCGGCTCATAGCCTTGAGACCGTACTTGCCACCCGGATTTCTGGTTTTATGGATCCCGCATTCGCATCTTTAGCAACAGATATTCAGCCATTTACTTTTTATGACGATTTGATAACACTCAATCTGACGGATGTGAAGGACTATTTAAATCCGGTAGGGAATGGCAGCATTGGCAGGTACAGTTATATTATTGAGGACACATTATACCACGGCACCGACAGCATCTATGTGATTTCATATCATCCGCTGCGTGGTAAAACATTTAACGGTTTGAAGGGTTTACTGTATATCAATACGAATGGCTATGCATTGCAAAATGTAATTGCTGAGCCTGCAGATGAAGGGCTGTGGACGATAAAAATTCAGCAGGAATATGAGCTCATTGATGGCAAACAGTGGTTTCCTGTAAAGCTGAATTATGATTGGATTCTGCCCAAATATCCCTCGCCAAAAGTTGGGATGGTAATGCATGGCAGAAGTTATTTCAGCAATATTGAGCTTAATCCTTTGCTTTCGGGAAAAGATTTTATTCCTGAAAAAATAGTGATGGATAAAAATGCTGCAACGCGTGATGAGATTTACTGGAATCAACGTAGGGCTGATACTTTGAGCGTCCGCGAACGCAAAACTTATGTAGTGGTTGACAGCATGGGAAAGAAAATGAATTTTGATTATCTGGTAAGGCTATCGAGCGAAATACTCGAAGGCAATCTTCCGGTAGGACCGGTCAGTATAATTGCAGATAGACTCTACAGTAGTAACGCCATTGAAGGCAATCGCTTAGGTTTTGGTTTGATGACCAATAATAAGATGGCAAAATGGGTATCGGTTGGCGGATATTTTGGCTACGGAACAAAAGACCGGCGATGGAAGTACGGGGGTAATGCGGTTTTTACGTTAAGTCATAACCAGGAGATTAAATTAAAATTCGCTTACGCGAATGACCTTTGGGCTGCGGGGCAAAGCCGTTTGCCGGGTATTGGCGGTTCTGCATACTGGACAGGCTACATCAATACTCGCCTTGACCGCGGAGAACAGAAGTCGGCATCGGTCAGCTTCAGATGTTTTAGGTACGGCGAATTCAATGTGTCACTGTCGCAGCAACGCCTGCATCCGGAATACAATTTTACCTGGTCGGGTAGTGGCGATACTCTGAATGGAAATATTTTTGATTTCACAGAAGCGCGCATTGGAGCAAAATATTCATTTCGTGATAATCTGGTAGATGCTTTTGATAAAAAAGTATCACTCGGCTCCATGTATCCTGTGCTTTATTTCAGCTATTCGCGTGGCATCACGGGCATTTTAAAAGGAAAATTCAGGTATGATAAATTTGAAATGGCGCTTGAAAAAAGAATACGAATTCGAAATGTCGGACTTATGTCGTTTCTGGTTGAAGGCGGCTATATTATGGGCGATGTCCCTTACATGAAATTATTCGCGGCGCGTGGCACTTATGACCGAGATTTTCCCGCACTGATAAAGAATTCATTTCAGACAATGCGCCCTGGAGAATTTACAAGCAGCCGGTACGCAAGTTTGTTTGTGAGTCATAATTTCGGAAGTTTGTTATTTAAAGTGAAAAAATTCAATCCGGAGATAAGCCTCGTGCAGGGCGTTTTATTCGGAGACATCAAGGCCGGTAAAAAATACAACGGAATAAGCGTAGCTGCTCCCGACAAAGGTTTTTTTGAAGCAGGCCTCGTTATAGATAATCTGATAAAAATAAAATTACTGAACATCGTTTATCTTGGGCTTGGCTGCGGTGCGTATTATCGTTACGGTTATTATTCATTTAATAAACCTATTGATAATGCAGCGTTTAAAATATCGCTGAAACTGGGAAGCACCTAG
- the aspS gene encoding aspartate--tRNA ligase translates to MYRTNTCGELTLKNEGSTVTLCGWVHKSRDLGGMTFIDLRDRYGITQLVFNMETDGPICEQARQIGREYVIRVIGIVAERSNKNLKIATGEIEIIVNNLEVLNASKLPPFTIDDNTDGGDEIRMKYRYLDLRRPAVKANLELRHRMGIETRNYLNLQGFMEIETPCLIKSTPEGARDFVVPSRMNPGEFYALPQSPQQYKQLLMVAGYDRYFQIVRCFRDEDLRADRQPEFTQIDCEMSFVTRDDILDTFEGLAKHLFRVVKGMEIGDFPRMPYDTAMNLYGSDKPDIRFGMEFKEITDIAKGKDFKVFDDAGIIVGICVPGAANYTRKQLDELTDFVKKPQIGATGMIYMRHNEDGTLKSSVDKFFNEEELKKWAAAFGSSAGDLVLVLAGAREKTQKALCELRLEMGTRLGLRDKNVYRPLWVVDFPLLEWDEDSKRYYAMHHPFTSPRPDDFELMHTDPGKVKANAYDLVINGIEIGGGSIRIHNKDLQKRMFEVLGFSDEEAQNQFGFLMNAFEFGAPPHGGIAFGFDRWCAVFGGSDSIRDFIAFPKNNAGRDIMSESPSAINPAQLTELNIKLDLKS, encoded by the coding sequence ATGTATAGGACAAACACCTGCGGCGAGCTTACGCTGAAGAATGAAGGAAGTACCGTTACCCTTTGCGGATGGGTTCATAAATCAAGGGATCTGGGAGGCATGACCTTTATCGACCTGCGCGACCGCTACGGCATTACGCAGCTTGTTTTCAATATGGAAACCGACGGTCCGATCTGTGAACAGGCGCGGCAGATAGGACGCGAATACGTAATCCGCGTTATCGGAATTGTGGCCGAACGCAGTAATAAAAATTTAAAGATAGCTACAGGCGAAATAGAGATCATTGTAAACAATCTGGAAGTATTAAACGCCTCCAAACTACCGCCTTTCACCATTGATGATAATACTGACGGCGGTGATGAGATCCGCATGAAATACCGTTATCTTGACCTGCGCAGACCGGCTGTAAAAGCAAACCTCGAACTGCGTCATCGAATGGGCATCGAAACCCGCAATTATCTTAACCTTCAGGGTTTCATGGAAATTGAGACGCCCTGTCTGATAAAATCTACACCCGAAGGTGCGCGCGATTTTGTGGTTCCTTCACGCATGAATCCGGGCGAATTTTATGCTCTGCCGCAATCGCCACAGCAATACAAGCAATTATTAATGGTTGCAGGCTACGACCGCTATTTCCAGATAGTACGATGCTTCCGCGATGAAGACCTTCGTGCCGACCGTCAGCCGGAGTTTACGCAGATTGACTGTGAAATGTCGTTTGTTACCCGCGACGATATCCTTGACACCTTCGAAGGACTTGCCAAACACCTGTTTCGCGTAGTGAAAGGAATGGAAATCGGCGATTTCCCGAGAATGCCCTACGATACCGCAATGAACCTTTATGGCTCCGACAAGCCGGATATCCGCTTCGGGATGGAGTTCAAAGAGATTACTGATATTGCGAAAGGCAAGGATTTTAAGGTATTTGACGATGCCGGAATTATTGTCGGAATCTGCGTGCCGGGTGCCGCAAACTATACTCGCAAGCAGCTTGATGAGCTTACCGATTTTGTAAAGAAGCCGCAGATTGGCGCAACCGGAATGATTTATATGCGTCACAACGAAGACGGTACACTCAAATCGTCCGTTGACAAATTCTTTAATGAAGAAGAGCTGAAAAAATGGGCGGCAGCCTTTGGCTCTTCAGCAGGCGACCTCGTGCTGGTTCTTGCCGGTGCAAGAGAAAAAACGCAGAAAGCACTCTGTGAACTCCGACTGGAGATGGGTACACGGCTGGGCTTGCGAGATAAGAATGTTTACAGACCGCTGTGGGTGGTCGATTTTCCGCTGCTGGAATGGGACGAAGATTCAAAGCGTTATTACGCGATGCATCACCCGTTTACGTCACCGCGACCCGACGATTTTGAACTTATGCATACCGACCCCGGAAAAGTAAAGGCCAATGCTTACGACCTTGTAATTAATGGCATTGAGATTGGCGGAGGTTCTATCCGCATACATAATAAAGATTTGCAGAAGCGCATGTTCGAAGTGCTCGGCTTCAGCGACGAAGAAGCACAGAACCAGTTCGGTTTTCTGATGAATGCGTTTGAATTCGGTGCTCCGCCTCACGGTGGTATTGCCTTTGGTTTCGACCGTTGGTGTGCCGTTTTCGGAGGATCCGATTCAATACGTGATTTTATTGCATTCCCGAAGAATAACGCGGGTCGCGATATCATGTCGGAATCGCCTTCGGCCATTAATCCGGCACAGCTTACCGAGCTGAATATCAAACTCGATTTGAAATCATAA
- the gldA gene encoding gliding motility-associated ABC transporter ATP-binding subunit GldA, which produces MSIRVEQITKKYGTQKALDAVSFSIRKGEIVGLLGPNGAGKSTMMKILSCYIPPTSGRAAVCDFDILEQSLDVRKKVGYLPENNPLYLDMYVKEFLLFIAGIHRLGKASKSRVAEMIDMTGLQAEQNKKIGALSKGYKQRVGISQALIHDPEVLILDEPTSGLDPNQIVDIRDLISNIGKQKTVMLSTHIMQEVEAICGRAIIIHNGIIVADDSTANLSRLATTENIILVEFDLPVKEALLKAIHGVQKLKSVKANTWELHCDPLKDLRSDIFQFAVQNKLNILSMQKKEGKSIQEVFQQLTKD; this is translated from the coding sequence ATGTCGATAAGGGTAGAACAGATAACTAAAAAATACGGGACGCAGAAAGCACTGGATGCTGTTTCTTTCAGCATCCGCAAAGGAGAAATAGTGGGACTGCTTGGCCCGAACGGCGCCGGTAAATCCACGATGATGAAAATTCTCTCGTGCTATATTCCGCCAACATCAGGTCGTGCTGCGGTTTGCGATTTTGATATACTTGAGCAATCGCTTGATGTCCGTAAAAAGGTAGGATACCTTCCGGAGAATAACCCGCTGTATCTTGATATGTATGTGAAAGAGTTTCTTCTTTTCATAGCAGGCATACACCGTTTGGGTAAAGCCAGTAAGTCACGCGTTGCCGAAATGATTGACATGACAGGATTGCAGGCCGAACAAAATAAAAAAATAGGTGCATTATCCAAAGGCTACAAACAGCGTGTGGGTATTTCGCAAGCACTGATACACGATCCCGAAGTGCTTATTCTGGATGAGCCTACATCAGGGCTCGATCCCAATCAAATTGTTGATATTCGTGATTTGATAAGTAACATCGGTAAACAAAAAACCGTGATGCTTTCTACACATATTATGCAGGAAGTGGAAGCTATTTGTGGTCGCGCCATTATTATTCACAACGGCATCATTGTGGCTGACGACTCCACGGCAAATCTTTCGCGGCTTGCTACTACAGAAAACATCATCCTGGTTGAATTTGACCTTCCTGTTAAAGAAGCCCTGCTTAAAGCAATTCACGGCGTTCAGAAATTGAAATCTGTAAAAGCAAATACATGGGAATTACACTGTGACCCTTTGAAAGACCTGCGTTCAGATATTTTTCAGTTTGCCGTTCAGAACAAACTGAACATCCTGTCGATGCAGAAAAAAGAAGGTAAAAGTATTCAGGAAGTATTTCAGCAGCTCACTAAAGATTAA
- a CDS encoding RNA methyltransferase: MPEKIVSTTNPKIKNIVLLLKKAAARKEQGLIVIEGLKETGLAIKAGLHINSVFYCSELLKREQLPRSLFSDPGEKNIFDVSRPVFDKIAYRESTSGFVALAVPQPVSLQNIKLSANPLVVILESVEKPGNLGAVLRTADAAKVDALIICDPTTDIYNPNVIRSSIGCVFTVQTAAAGFAETVSWLKNNKIKSFAAALSAEKYYYETDLSGPSALVMGTESTGLTPGWIAAVDDRIKIPMMGIIDSLNVSTSAAILIFEAMRQRKFS, from the coding sequence ATGCCTGAAAAAATAGTCAGTACTACCAACCCAAAGATAAAAAACATAGTTCTGCTCCTTAAAAAAGCCGCGGCCCGCAAGGAACAGGGACTTATTGTTATAGAAGGATTAAAGGAAACCGGTCTTGCAATAAAGGCCGGTCTGCATATCAATTCTGTTTTTTACTGCTCCGAATTGCTGAAACGGGAGCAATTACCACGCTCCCTGTTTTCCGACCCCGGCGAAAAAAATATTTTTGATGTGAGCCGTCCGGTGTTTGATAAGATTGCTTATCGCGAAAGCACTTCCGGTTTTGTGGCGTTGGCAGTACCGCAGCCTGTCAGCTTACAGAATATCAAACTATCGGCAAACCCATTAGTTGTGATTCTTGAATCGGTTGAAAAACCCGGAAACCTCGGTGCCGTGCTGCGTACTGCCGACGCAGCGAAAGTTGATGCCCTCATTATTTGTGATCCGACAACGGATATTTATAATCCGAACGTGATTCGGTCGAGCATTGGCTGTGTGTTTACAGTACAAACTGCTGCAGCCGGCTTTGCAGAAACCGTATCATGGCTTAAAAACAACAAAATAAAAAGTTTCGCGGCAGCGCTCAGTGCGGAAAAATATTATTATGAAACAGATTTGTCGGGTCCATCGGCACTGGTAATGGGAACAGAATCTACCGGGCTTACGCCGGGCTGGATTGCTGCTGTGGACGACCGCATAAAGATACCAATGATGGGTATCATCGACTCGCTGAATGTGTCAACATCCGCGGCAATACTCATTTTTGAAGCGATGCGCCAGCGAAAATTCAGTTAA
- a CDS encoding class I SAM-dependent methyltransferase: MELLSPHWIDYELIDSGGYEKLERFGAYILARPEPQACWNKSLDEAEWLRLAHVHFVREKGSNDKESEKGRWNFYKKMPESWFVSYAYKEMKLKFRLGLTSFKHVGLFPEQADNWNFIHDTIVNSGNKMPRVLNLFAYTGGASIAAKASGADVVHVDSVKQVISWSRENMEASGLDGIRWVVEDAMKFVRREVKRGSRYSGIILDPPAYGRGPDGERWILEDSINELASLCAELLEPVNSFFILNLYSMGFSALVAENLANSYFPNLKSKQYGELFFPDRSGNRLPLGIFLRFTR, translated from the coding sequence ATGGAATTACTATCACCACACTGGATCGATTACGAACTCATTGACAGCGGCGGCTACGAAAAGCTGGAGCGTTTCGGCGCTTATATTCTTGCCCGTCCTGAGCCGCAGGCTTGCTGGAACAAGTCATTGGACGAGGCCGAATGGTTACGTTTGGCCCATGTTCACTTTGTGCGCGAAAAAGGAAGCAACGATAAAGAAAGCGAAAAAGGGCGATGGAATTTCTATAAAAAAATGCCCGAATCATGGTTCGTTTCGTATGCTTATAAAGAAATGAAACTGAAGTTCCGCCTGGGACTTACATCATTCAAACACGTTGGTCTTTTTCCTGAACAGGCTGATAACTGGAATTTTATTCATGACACCATTGTGAATTCAGGAAACAAAATGCCGCGCGTACTGAACCTGTTTGCATACACCGGCGGTGCATCTATTGCCGCAAAGGCTTCAGGTGCCGATGTAGTGCACGTTGATTCGGTAAAACAGGTGATAAGCTGGTCGCGTGAGAATATGGAAGCAAGCGGACTCGACGGCATACGTTGGGTAGTAGAAGATGCCATGAAATTTGTACGCCGCGAAGTGAAACGCGGCAGTCGTTACAGCGGTATTATTCTCGATCCGCCGGCCTATGGACGTGGTCCCGACGGAGAAAGGTGGATTCTGGAAGATAGTATCAATGAACTTGCTTCACTTTGTGCTGAATTACTTGAACCCGTCAACAGCTTTTTTATTCTGAACCTGTATTCAATGGGCTTCTCGGCGCTGGTTGCCGAGAACTTAGCCAACTCATATTTCCCAAACCTGAAGTCAAAGCAGTATGGCGAATTGTTTTTCCCCGATCGTTCGGGCAATCGTTTGCCTCTTGGAATATTTTTACGCTTTACGCGATAA
- the fumC gene encoding class II fumarate hydratase, with product MKTRTEHDTMGAVEVPADKYWGAQTQRSKDNFKIGGQLMPKEIIDAFAVLKKAAALANLDLGVLAKEKCDLIAAVCDEILDNKLDDQFPLVVWQTGSGTQSNMNLNEVIANRAHVINGGTLGEGKTVIHPNDDVNKSQSSNDTFPTAMSISAYKVITSVTLPGLKILRDTLAKKSEEFKNIVKIGRTHLMDATPLTLGQEFSGYVSMIDHAILAIEHTLAHLSELALGGTAVGTGINAPKGYSELVAKKIAELTHLPFITAPNKFESLAAHDAMVETSGALKTAAISLMKIANDIRLLGSGPRCGIGELMLPENEPGSSIMPGKVNPTQCEALTMVCAQVIGNDAAINIGGMNGHFQLNVFKPVMIFNLLMAARLIGDACVSFNENCAVGIQANELVIQQNLENSLMLVTALNPHIGYENAAKIAKKAHHENKTLRGAAIELGLVTDEQFTLWVDPKKMI from the coding sequence ATGAAAACCCGTACAGAACACGACACCATGGGAGCAGTTGAGGTTCCTGCCGATAAATACTGGGGCGCACAAACCCAGCGTTCTAAAGATAATTTTAAAATTGGCGGTCAGCTGATGCCAAAAGAAATTATTGATGCATTTGCTGTTCTGAAAAAAGCTGCAGCGCTTGCCAATCTTGATCTTGGTGTTCTTGCAAAAGAAAAATGCGATCTTATTGCTGCTGTTTGCGACGAAATACTTGACAACAAACTTGATGATCAGTTTCCTTTGGTAGTGTGGCAAACCGGAAGTGGTACCCAAAGTAATATGAATCTGAACGAGGTAATTGCCAACCGTGCACATGTAATCAATGGCGGTACGCTGGGCGAAGGAAAAACCGTTATTCATCCGAATGACGATGTAAATAAAAGTCAGTCATCGAATGACACATTTCCTACAGCAATGAGCATTTCGGCATATAAAGTGATAACGAGCGTTACCTTGCCGGGATTAAAAATACTGCGCGATACACTTGCCAAAAAATCGGAAGAATTTAAAAACATAGTGAAAATAGGCCGTACGCATTTAATGGATGCAACGCCGCTGACGCTGGGTCAGGAATTTTCGGGCTATGTGTCCATGATAGACCATGCAATTTTAGCCATCGAGCATACGCTGGCTCATTTATCGGAGCTTGCTTTGGGCGGCACCGCAGTGGGTACGGGCATCAACGCGCCCAAAGGGTATTCTGAGCTGGTTGCCAAAAAAATTGCAGAACTTACTCATTTGCCGTTCATCACTGCGCCCAACAAATTTGAATCACTGGCGGCGCACGACGCTATGGTAGAAACTTCAGGTGCGCTGAAAACAGCCGCTATCAGCCTGATGAAGATAGCGAATGATATCCGTTTACTGGGTTCCGGCCCCCGTTGCGGCATTGGAGAATTAATGCTTCCGGAGAATGAACCCGGCTCATCCATCATGCCGGGCAAGGTGAATCCAACACAATGCGAAGCCCTGACCATGGTGTGTGCTCAGGTAATAGGCAACGATGCTGCCATTAATATTGGCGGTATGAATGGCCACTTCCAGCTCAATGTGTTCAAGCCTGTGATGATATTTAATTTACTGATGGCCGCCCGCCTCATTGGCGATGCATGCGTTTCATTCAATGAAAACTGTGCTGTGGGTATTCAGGCAAACGAGCTTGTTATTCAACAAAATCTGGAGAACTCTTTGATGCTGGTTACGGCGCTCAATCCGCATATTGGTTATGAAAATGCGGCTAAGATTGCAAAAAAAGCGCATCACGAAAATAAAACACTTCGCGGTGCAGCGATAGAACTCGGACTAGTTACAGACGAGCAGTTTACCCTGTGGGTGGATCCTAAAAAAATGATATAA
- a CDS encoding iron-containing alcohol dehydrogenase, with amino-acid sequence MENFVAMNPTALHFGKGVISDLGATTKIYGQKVLLVYGKGSVVKNGIYATVVDQLKGAGATVFEYSGIKSNPIIDDVDAAAKLGRDNNVDVIVAVGGGSVIDSAKFISLAIPIQNKAWDILEYKVKPRVAVPLIAVLTLAATGTEMNGFAVVQNNETKQKPGYYSPFIYPRHSFLDPAYTISVPADYTAFGIVDLIAHCLEGYFGKGEAPLSDLFAVAIMSEAMVCGPRLMKALDNYDLRARIMYAATNALNGLIMYGKPGGDWGTHGLGHTLSVLYDVPHGASLSIAFPAWMKLYSESDSEKVAVLGLSLFGTQTAEEAIAGFERFFRSLNSPVRLSDINIGKDKRQEFINNLSVNKVTGGNLKLTEVEYGRLFDLML; translated from the coding sequence ATGGAAAACTTCGTAGCAATGAACCCTACAGCCCTGCACTTTGGAAAAGGTGTTATCAGCGATTTGGGCGCGACAACAAAAATTTATGGTCAAAAAGTGCTGCTTGTTTATGGCAAAGGATCGGTGGTGAAGAACGGTATTTATGCTACTGTGGTAGATCAGCTGAAAGGCGCCGGAGCAACAGTATTTGAATATAGCGGCATTAAGTCAAATCCGATAATTGATGATGTAGACGCCGCGGCCAAATTGGGTCGCGATAATAATGTTGATGTGATAGTAGCTGTTGGCGGTGGCAGCGTTATTGATTCGGCCAAGTTTATTTCACTGGCAATTCCTATACAGAATAAAGCCTGGGATATTCTTGAATACAAAGTAAAACCGCGTGTGGCCGTTCCGCTGATAGCCGTACTTACGCTTGCAGCTACCGGCACTGAAATGAATGGTTTTGCGGTGGTTCAGAACAATGAAACTAAGCAGAAGCCCGGCTATTACAGCCCCTTCATCTATCCGCGGCATTCATTCCTGGATCCGGCTTACACAATTTCCGTTCCTGCTGATTATACTGCATTCGGTATTGTTGACCTTATTGCACATTGTCTTGAAGGATATTTCGGGAAAGGAGAAGCGCCGCTTTCCGATCTTTTTGCAGTTGCTATTATGAGCGAAGCCATGGTATGCGGTCCGCGTCTGATGAAAGCCCTTGATAATTACGACTTGAGGGCACGTATAATGTATGCCGCCACCAATGCATTGAACGGGCTCATTATGTATGGAAAACCCGGAGGCGACTGGGGTACGCATGGTTTGGGACATACACTTTCAGTGTTGTACGATGTACCCCATGGTGCATCGCTCTCAATTGCGTTCCCGGCCTGGATGAAATTATATTCGGAATCCGATTCTGAAAAAGTTGCCGTGCTCGGTCTGTCACTGTTCGGCACGCAAACCGCCGAAGAAGCCATTGCCGGTTTCGAACGTTTTTTTCGCTCACTGAACAGCCCGGTGCGTCTTTCCGATATCAATATAGGAAAAGATAAGCGTCAGGAATTCATCAATAACCTTTCGGTGAATAAAGTGACGGGCGGCAATCTAAAGCTTACCGAAGTTGAATATGGCCGTTTGTTTGACCTGATGCTCTAA